In Gossypium arboreum isolate Shixiya-1 chromosome 5, ASM2569848v2, whole genome shotgun sequence, a single genomic region encodes these proteins:
- the LOC108451712 gene encoding norbelladine synthase-like has protein sequence MLKQISFVFFVLLIGCYIRVNCEELKHLTNEVEVNVPANLTWELYSHLGISKLAAQQLKHVIQRIQVLKGDGGVGTVLKLTFVPGNSSYTEIFNVIDDQKRVKVAQTLEGGCLEIGCSIQLVRFDIIEKSPSKSIIKSDIAYAVKKEFQAKDPKPNIQCLAAVAQVAKYYLERAN, from the exons atgttgaagcaaatttcttttgttttctttgttcTTCTCATTGGTTGCTACATTAGAGTTAATTGTGAGGAATTAAAGCATCTTACCAATGAGGTTGAAGTGAATGTGCCTGCAAATCTGACTTGGGAACTTTATAGTCACCTTGGGATCTCAAAACTTGCTGCTCAACAGCTTAAACATGTTATTCAAAGGATTCAAGTTTTGAAAGGTGATGGTGGGGTTGGAACTGTTCTTAAACTCACTTTTGTTCCAG GGAATTCAAGTTATACTGAGATATTCAATGTGATTGATGATCAAAAGAGGGTGAAAGTAGCACAAACTTTAGAAGGTGGATGCCTTGAGATTGGTTGCTCGATTCAACTGGTTCGGTTCGATATAATAGAAAAATCCCCGAGCAAAAGCATCATAAAATCTGATATTGCATATGCTGTCAAGAAAGAATTTCAAGCTAAGGATCCAAAGCCTAATATTCAATGCTTAGCAGCTGTTGCACAAGTTGCAAAGTATTATCTTGAGAGAGCAAATTAG
- the LOC108450311 gene encoding protochlorophyllide reductase, chloroplastic — protein sequence MALQAAALVPATFSVPKEGKSGASFKDSSLFGVSLSDHIKADFTSSALRCKREFNHRTGAVRAQTTATATPAITRSTVDGKKTLRKGSVIITGASSGLGLATAKALAETGKWHVIMACRDFLKAERAAKSAGMSKENYTIMHLDLASLDSVRQFVDSYKRSGRPLDVLVCNAAVYQPTAKEPTFTAEGFELSVGTNHLGHFLLSRLLLDDLKQSDYPSKRLIIVGSITGNTNTLAGNVPPKANLGDLRGLAGGLNGLNSSAMIDGGDFDGAKAYKDSKVCNMLTMQEFHRRFHEETGITFASLYPGCIATTGLFREHIPLFRLLFPPFQKYITKGFVSEEEAGKRLAQVVSDPSLTKSGVYWSWNKDSASFENQLSQEASDQDKARKIWELSEKLVGLA from the exons ATGGCTCTACAAGCTGCTGCTTTGGTTCCAGCTACTTTCTCTGTACCAAAAGAG GGAAAGTCTGGTGCTTCTTTCAAGGATTCATCTCTCTTTGGAGTGTCACTTTCTGATCACATCAAAGCTGACTTCACCTCTTCTGCTTTAAGATGCAAG AGGGAATTCAACCATAGAACTGGGGCTGTTAGAGCCCAAACAACAGCCACTGCAACACCAGCAATCACCAGATCTACAGTGGATGGAAAGAAAACACTAAGAAAGGGTAGTGTGATCATCACTGGTGCCTCCTCTGGATTGGGTTTAGCCACTGCAAAGGCCTTGGCTGAAACTGGGAAATGGCATGTTATAATGGCTTGCAGGGACTTTCTCAAGGCTGAGAGAGCTGCTAAGTCTGCCGGAATGTCAAAAGAAAACTACACCATTATGCATTTAGACCTTGCCTCCCTCGACAGTGTCCGACAATTCGTCGATAGCTACAAGCGATCAGGCCGACCTCTTGATGTACTTGTTTGCAATGCTGCTGTTTATCAACCAACTGCCAAGGAACCCACTTTCACTGCTGAAGGATTTGAACTTAGTGTGGGGACTAATCACCTCGGTCACTTCCTTCTTTCGCGGTTATTGCTCGATGATTTGAAACAATCCGATTATCCATCGAAACGCCTCATCATCGTCGGTTCCATAACAG GAAACACAAATACATTGGCCGGTAATGTACCTCCGAAGGCAAACCTTGGGGATCTAAGAGGACTTGCAGGTGGACTAAATGGACTGAACAGCTCTGCCATGATTGATGGTGGAGATTTTGATGGTGCCAAAGCATACAAGGACAGCAAAGTCTGCAATATGCTCACTATGCAAGAATTCCATAGGCGTTTCCATGAGGAAACTGGCATTACATTCGCTTCATTGTACCCTGGTTGCATAGCTACCACCGGCTTGTTCAGGGAGCACATTCCTTTGTTCAGGCTCCTCTTCCCTCCATTCCAGAAGTACATCACCAAGGGGTTCGTTTCCGAAGAGGAAGCCGGTAAAAGACTCGCTCAG GTCGTGAGCGATCCTAGCTTGACGAAATCCGGTGTTTACTGGAGCTGGAACAAGGATTCGGCTTCATTCGAGAACCAGTTATCTCAAGAAGCTAGTGATCAAGATAAAGCACGCAAAATATGGGAGCTTAGTGAGAAACTCGTTGGCTTGGCCTAA
- the LOC108450021 gene encoding uncharacterized protein LOC108450021: MASKLLLIAVFVLDLIAFGLAVAAEQRRSTAKIVQDNEIQYNYCVYNSDIATGYGVGAFLFLMASQALIMVASRCFCCGKALNPSGSRAWAVILFIVCWLFFLIAEICLLAGSVRNAYHTKYRTIFSEQPPSCETLRKGVFGAGAAFIFLTAIVNKFYYICYSNARENSFRPYGGGGEAGVGMGAYK, from the exons ATGGCTTCTAAGCTTCTTTTGATTGctgtatttgttcttgatctcatTGCTTTTGGTTTAGCTGTTGCAGCTGAGCAAAGAAGAAGCACT GCCAAGATTGTGCAGGATAATGAAATTCAATACAACTATTGTGTGTATAACTCAGACATAGCAACTGGCTATGGTGTTGGTGCATTTTTGTTCCTCATGGCTAGCCAAGCCCTTATAATGGTTGCCAGCCGATGCTTTTGCTGTGGAAAGGCTTTGAACCCTAGTGGTTCAAGGGCTTGGGCAGTCATCCTTTTCATTGTTTGCTG GTTATTTTTCCTAATAGCCGAGATATGTTTGTTGGCCGGATCAGTACGGAATGCATACCACACAAAATACCGGACCATCTTCAGCGAGCAGCCACCGTCTTGTGAAACTTTGAGGAAGGGAGTGTTTGGTGCAGGGGCTGCCTTCATTTTCTTGACTGCTATTGTCAATAAGTTCTACTATATTTGCTATTCAAATGCTAGGGAAAACAGCTTCCGGCCATACGGTGGCGGCGGAGAGGCTGGTGTCGGCATGGGAGCCTACAAATAA